A single Ignavibacteriales bacterium DNA region contains:
- the mgtE gene encoding magnesium transporter, with the protein MIGNVIFPEIVNLIEIRDFATLKSVLDDLLPQDIADLLSDIPTPNEQAVVFRLVPKDAATEIFEYLDTDIQLNLLKALGNEEVSAILNDMSADDRTTLLEEVPASVAKEILLKLSPDERKIAKTLLGYPEESIGRLMTPDYVAVRSDWTVSQVLDHLRDVGKKSETLDMIYVVNSKGILIDDIQIKEFLFAPLHSTVEELMDGNYIYLYVYDDQEKAVDTFQRYGLPAIPVTDNSGILIGIVTHDDVINVAQEEATEDFQKFGAVEALDEPYAETPLLEMIKKRAGWLSVLFLGETATAAAMAFYEHAIAKAVVLTLFIPLIISSGGNSGSQASTLVIRALSLGEITLKEWWFVMKREIISGFLLGFILALLGFIKIYISEASTGAYGEHWALIGLTLGTTLIGVVMWGTVVGSMLPFILKRLGFDPATSSAPFVATLVDVTGLIIYFTFASLLLTGTLL; encoded by the coding sequence ATGATAGGCAACGTCATCTTCCCTGAAATCGTGAATTTAATCGAAATTCGCGATTTTGCTACTCTTAAATCAGTACTTGATGATCTCCTTCCCCAGGATATTGCCGATTTATTATCAGACATACCCACTCCGAACGAGCAGGCCGTAGTTTTCCGTCTTGTACCCAAGGATGCCGCAACCGAGATTTTTGAGTATTTAGATACCGATATTCAGCTTAACCTCCTCAAAGCACTTGGTAATGAGGAAGTCTCCGCCATTCTCAACGATATGTCAGCGGATGACCGTACCACCCTGCTTGAAGAAGTCCCTGCCTCTGTAGCAAAAGAAATTCTTCTCAAACTTTCCCCCGATGAGAGAAAGATTGCCAAAACTCTGCTCGGCTACCCTGAGGAAAGTATCGGCCGTTTGATGACACCGGACTATGTGGCAGTCCGCTCGGACTGGACCGTCAGCCAGGTGCTTGATCATCTGAGGGATGTCGGGAAAAAAAGCGAAACACTGGATATGATCTACGTCGTAAACAGCAAAGGCATTCTTATTGACGATATCCAGATCAAAGAATTCCTCTTCGCTCCGCTGCACAGCACCGTTGAGGAACTGATGGACGGCAACTATATATATCTTTATGTGTATGATGATCAGGAAAAAGCGGTAGATACCTTTCAGCGGTATGGACTTCCGGCAATTCCCGTAACAGATAATTCCGGCATCCTTATCGGCATTGTAACCCACGATGACGTAATAAACGTTGCACAGGAAGAAGCAACTGAAGACTTTCAGAAATTCGGCGCGGTGGAAGCGCTGGATGAACCATACGCAGAAACTCCGCTGCTTGAAATGATTAAAAAACGCGCCGGATGGCTGAGTGTACTCTTTCTGGGTGAGACTGCAACTGCCGCGGCGATGGCATTTTATGAGCATGCAATCGCTAAAGCGGTCGTGCTGACACTTTTTATTCCCCTCATTATCTCAAGCGGAGGTAACTCCGGTTCACAGGCATCAACGCTGGTAATCCGTGCACTTTCTCTGGGTGAAATAACTCTGAAGGAATGGTGGTTTGTGATGAAACGGGAAATTATTTCCGGATTTCTTCTGGGTTTTATTCTCGCCCTGCTGGGATTTATAAAGATATATATCAGCGAGGCAAGCACAGGCGCTTACGGTGAACACTGGGCGCTTATCGGGCTGACACTCGGTACTACTCTTATCGGCGTGGTTATGTGGGGCACCGTGGTAGGTTCAATGCTTCCTTTTATTCTGAAGCGGCTCGGATTTGACCCGGCTACTTCATCAGCGCCATTTGTTGCTACTCTGGTGGATGTGACCGGTTTGATAATTTATTTCACCTTTGCATCGCTTCTGCTGACGGGAACTCTTCTCTGA
- a CDS encoding ketoacyl-ACP synthase III: MREVRISGTGHYAPEKVVPNSYFNELLGEDVDTWLVENLTIRERRWCSENQSTADLAEAAAKRALENVGITAADLDLIIVATDTPEFISPSTASVIQDRMGAVKAGTFDLNTACAGFVTACDTAVKFIKADEQYNKVLVVGAYAMSKYLDLYDKKTVTLFADGAGAVVLESSDKKGFLGSMLHTEGQYNSWMGIYGGGTNMPLTEERVRSKDHLLKFVKKFPKELNPEKWTSMINSVCAKAGVEVKDVKHFFFTQININSIWQTLDNLNIPRNRAVTIMHKYGYTGSACIPMALDDAHQQGILNNGDKIIFMGSGGGLAFACQLFEWNR; encoded by the coding sequence ATGAGAGAAGTGCGTATATCCGGAACCGGGCACTATGCTCCCGAAAAAGTGGTGCCAAACAGTTATTTTAATGAACTGCTGGGTGAAGATGTTGATACCTGGCTGGTAGAAAATCTTACTATCCGCGAAAGAAGATGGTGCAGTGAAAATCAGTCCACCGCTGACCTTGCGGAAGCTGCTGCAAAACGAGCGCTTGAGAATGTCGGTATAACGGCAGCAGATCTTGATCTGATTATCGTTGCCACCGATACACCTGAATTTATATCACCTTCAACCGCATCGGTGATTCAGGACCGTATGGGAGCGGTGAAAGCCGGAACGTTTGATCTTAATACTGCCTGTGCGGGGTTTGTTACTGCATGCGACACAGCCGTTAAATTTATCAAAGCAGATGAACAGTATAACAAAGTGCTTGTTGTAGGCGCCTATGCCATGAGCAAGTATCTGGATCTGTATGACAAAAAAACCGTTACACTCTTTGCCGACGGAGCCGGGGCTGTAGTGCTTGAGTCATCTGATAAAAAAGGATTTCTCGGCAGTATGCTCCACACGGAAGGGCAGTATAACAGCTGGATGGGTATATACGGCGGAGGGACCAATATGCCTCTCACTGAAGAGCGGGTAAGAAGCAAAGACCATCTGCTGAAGTTCGTGAAGAAATTCCCCAAAGAGCTTAATCCTGAGAAGTGGACATCCATGATTAACTCCGTCTGTGCAAAAGCCGGTGTTGAGGTTAAAGATGTTAAACACTTCTTTTTCACGCAGATTAACATCAACAGCATCTGGCAGACACTTGACAACCTGAATATACCCCGGAACCGCGCGGTGACCATCATGCACAAGTACGGATATACCGGCTCTGCATGCATTCCCATGGCGCTTGATGATGCTCATCAGCAGGGAATTCTGAACAATGGTGATAAAATCATATTTATGGGCTCCGGCGGAGGGCTCGCTTTTGCATGTCAGTTATTTGAATGGAACAGATAA
- a CDS encoding sodium:solute symporter has translation MNSANESLVLLTRIVMALYAGLTIFLVIRGARKIKNIEDYAVGSILFSPYAVGLALAASMTSAATFIINPGLIAYYGISGFISYGVVLPVASMTSLVFLTKSFRRHGTTVKALSMAQWMGTRYNSKGYGLFFAFTSLLLITFIVLICVGLTKVLAKALNFEEVYVLTGIAVFIFGYMMFGGANSMVYTNTIQALLMLIVAFILLGSGYEHFSEGVKGFLVRLEAVDANLVTLTNPESFLFRDFFEIIGSQLIIGVAIVCQPHIITKSLLLKSDKDVHRYLTTGVIVQTLFFLVVFAGLYARLSFPDLQINGTVLKVDGVIPAYVISEFPVYVGIIVILGLMSAGISTLEGLIQSLATTITSDIIKPLFIKSKDESGTAVRMLLINKMVIIGLGIAAVFLSYEQLINPNVSVAIFAQNGVYAYFSAAFLPILLGMFVKNINRAIPIAASVTALIVHFSMFYLNLPVPFTLATGQNPGVSAAAAILVSAFVAGIVYILTGKKSDE, from the coding sequence ATGAATTCAGCTAATGAATCCCTGGTTCTGCTGACAAGAATTGTCATGGCTCTCTATGCCGGCCTGACAATTTTTCTGGTAATACGCGGAGCGCGGAAAATAAAAAACATAGAGGATTATGCTGTGGGCAGCATCCTCTTTTCTCCCTATGCCGTTGGTCTTGCACTTGCCGCTTCAATGACCAGTGCCGCTACGTTCATCATCAACCCGGGACTCATTGCTTATTACGGCATCAGCGGATTTATTTCCTACGGAGTGGTTCTGCCTGTTGCATCAATGACCTCGCTTGTATTCCTGACAAAAAGTTTCCGCCGGCACGGAACTACTGTTAAAGCACTTTCCATGGCTCAATGGATGGGAACCAGATATAACAGCAAAGGATACGGTCTCTTCTTTGCGTTTACCTCACTGCTGCTTATTACGTTTATTGTTCTTATCTGTGTCGGGCTGACCAAAGTGCTTGCCAAAGCGCTGAACTTCGAAGAAGTTTATGTGCTGACCGGTATTGCAGTTTTTATCTTCGGATATATGATGTTCGGAGGCGCAAACTCGATGGTATATACCAATACCATTCAGGCGCTGCTGATGCTTATTGTGGCATTTATTCTGCTTGGATCAGGGTATGAACACTTCAGCGAAGGAGTGAAGGGATTCCTTGTCCGGCTTGAGGCTGTTGATGCAAATCTGGTAACCCTTACCAATCCGGAAAGTTTTCTCTTCCGCGATTTCTTTGAAATCATCGGTTCTCAGTTAATAATCGGTGTGGCCATTGTCTGTCAGCCGCATATCATTACGAAGTCACTCCTGCTTAAATCGGATAAAGATGTACATCGTTACCTCACAACGGGAGTAATTGTGCAGACTTTGTTTTTCCTGGTTGTGTTTGCGGGACTTTATGCCCGTCTCAGTTTTCCTGATCTGCAGATTAACGGAACGGTGCTGAAGGTTGACGGAGTTATTCCGGCGTATGTAATTTCAGAGTTTCCTGTCTATGTCGGCATTATCGTAATACTCGGTCTGATGTCAGCCGGTATATCCACGCTTGAGGGACTTATTCAGTCCCTGGCAACAACCATCACCAGTGACATCATAAAACCGCTGTTTATCAAATCAAAAGATGAATCCGGGACAGCAGTCAGAATGCTGCTTATTAACAAAATGGTCATCATCGGGCTTGGTATTGCAGCTGTGTTTTTATCTTATGAACAGCTTATCAATCCGAATGTGAGCGTTGCAATTTTTGCTCAGAACGGTGTTTATGCATATTTCAGTGCAGCGTTTCTGCCGATACTGCTAGGGATGTTCGTTAAGAATATCAACCGTGCTATTCCAATAGCCGCATCTGTAACCGCTCTGATAGTTCATTTTTCCATGTTCTATCTTAATCTGCCGGTGCCGTTCACTCTTGCAACCGGACAGAATCCGGGAGTTTCCGCGGCTGCTGCTATTCTGGTATCCGCTTTTGTCGCAGGTATTGTTTATATACTAACAGGGAAGAAGAGTGATGAATAA
- a CDS encoding alpha/beta hydrolase, whose product MKLKLAIAVSVVLMTLTGCSGGYLYTNAPVLEFEDVDYGYPVKKALENPKVAYIDQGNGPKTIVLVHGLASNAGFWRYTIDELSKDYRVIAVDLPGYGKSDKKSYKYSLTFYADVIYKLLKELKLDKVYYVGHSMGGQIGIHFSLKYPEMLDKLILASPAGIEPFQKGEGDWLRSVFSVPFVKATTEEGIRRNLSNNFYNWRDDLEWMVEERARTAKSKDFDEFAYTVVRCVNAMLDEPTSGKLEQISVKTLIVYGENDGLIPNPYLNPGFTADVFKEGQRRIPDCELYEIPECGHMLQIEKPAEFTRAVLDFLKK is encoded by the coding sequence ATGAAATTGAAATTAGCAATTGCAGTAAGTGTGGTACTTATGACACTCACAGGATGTTCAGGAGGGTATTTATATACCAATGCTCCTGTCCTTGAATTTGAAGATGTGGATTACGGATACCCGGTTAAGAAAGCGCTGGAAAATCCGAAAGTCGCTTATATAGACCAGGGTAACGGTCCGAAGACTATAGTCCTGGTTCACGGACTTGCCAGCAACGCGGGATTCTGGCGATATACGATTGATGAACTCTCAAAGGACTACCGTGTTATCGCGGTTGATCTTCCGGGATACGGAAAGTCAGATAAAAAAAGTTATAAATACTCCCTGACTTTTTATGCTGATGTTATATACAAACTCCTTAAGGAACTGAAGCTCGATAAAGTCTATTATGTCGGACACTCTATGGGAGGGCAGATAGGTATTCATTTCTCGCTGAAGTACCCTGAGATGCTCGACAAACTGATTCTCGCTTCACCGGCTGGCATTGAGCCTTTCCAGAAGGGAGAGGGGGACTGGCTTCGTTCGGTTTTCTCAGTTCCGTTTGTGAAAGCAACCACAGAAGAAGGCATCCGCCGTAATCTGAGCAATAACTTTTATAACTGGCGTGATGACCTGGAGTGGATGGTAGAAGAGCGCGCAAGAACAGCTAAGAGTAAAGACTTTGATGAGTTTGCTTATACGGTTGTCCGCTGTGTGAATGCCATGCTTGATGAACCGACTTCAGGTAAACTGGAGCAGATTTCAGTAAAAACCCTGATTGTCTATGGCGAAAACGACGGGCTGATTCCGAACCCCTATCTGAACCCCGGCTTTACCGCTGATGTATTCAAAGAGGGGCAGAGGAGAATTCCCGATTGTGAACTTTATGAGATACCTGAATGCGGACATATGCTGCAGATTGAAAAGCCTGCGGAATTCACCCGTGCGGTTTTAGACTTCTTAAAAAAGTAA
- a CDS encoding MarR family transcriptional regulator, with translation MTQEEQVRKELIHRFGDAYRAFGLSKLMGHVVALLLYSPRPVSLDEISKSLKRSKGPVSQIVRRLRDHNLIRKAWITENNRKDYYEIEPAIFENAFRNNLELIKNNTRIASELKSKFKTNKNKELETTALRVLEMERFYSLMEKHYEKFLNEWTKERKKIYK, from the coding sequence ATGACGCAGGAAGAACAGGTCCGTAAAGAACTGATTCACCGCTTTGGCGATGCCTACCGGGCATTTGGCCTGAGCAAGCTGATGGGGCATGTGGTGGCTCTGCTGCTCTACTCCCCCAGGCCTGTTTCTCTGGACGAAATCAGCAAATCCCTCAAACGGAGCAAAGGACCGGTCAGCCAGATTGTCCGCCGCCTCAGAGACCACAATCTGATCCGCAAAGCATGGATTACTGAAAACAACCGCAAAGACTATTACGAAATTGAACCTGCCATCTTCGAGAACGCCTTCCGGAACAATCTTGAACTGATAAAAAATAATACCCGCATTGCTTCCGAACTTAAATCCAAGTTTAAAACCAATAAGAATAAAGAGCTTGAAACAACCGCGCTGCGCGTGCTTGAGATGGAGCGGTTTTACTCCCTGATGGAGAAACACTACGAAAAATTTCTGAACGAATGGACTAAAGAACGGAAGAAAATTTATAAATAA
- a CDS encoding GNAT family N-acetyltransferase: protein MENEPLIVRIIDYHSEDYVREVALRHAVLREPLGLSYTEEQLLAEEEEIHFNAFVGETLAGTLLMKIISADEIKMRQVAVWPGMQKGGIGKALVFYSEGWAKGRGFHYVTLHARDSAVPFYEKLGYTVYGHQFTEVTIPHFAMKKYL, encoded by the coding sequence ATGGAAAATGAACCGCTGATTGTAAGAATCATTGATTATCATTCCGAAGATTATGTCCGTGAAGTTGCATTAAGACATGCCGTTCTCCGTGAACCGCTCGGGCTCTCTTATACTGAAGAACAGCTCCTTGCAGAAGAAGAGGAGATTCATTTTAATGCATTTGTGGGAGAGACCCTTGCGGGCACTCTTCTCATGAAAATTATTTCCGCCGATGAAATTAAAATGCGTCAGGTAGCCGTATGGCCGGGAATGCAAAAAGGAGGCATTGGCAAGGCGCTTGTATTCTATTCAGAAGGATGGGCTAAAGGCAGAGGATTCCATTATGTCACGCTGCATGCCCGTGATTCGGCTGTTCCGTTTTATGAAAAGCTGGGATATACAGTCTATGGCCATCAGTTTACGGAAGTAACTATTCCGCATTTTGCCATGAAGAAATATCTCTGA
- a CDS encoding long-chain fatty acid--CoA ligase, with the protein MNNLQFDWLAKWALYTPHRFFLREYENGSEWSFSDFNSRANHLAEYLSGGLNLTRGSRIAVYSFNRSEHILLFTACVKAGMVLVPLNFRLTPSELDAQICDADPALFIYAEEFESQVKELTVIKNEMQVLLLEKISGYLYDKLDHKANVTLADISENDTVMLLYTAGTTGISKGVIITHKMLFWNAVNTGLRLDINSQDHTQSYAPFFHTGGWNVLFTPFLFHGASHTILRKFDAPLILDLMEKEKTTLLFGVPTMLQMMAECERFEKADLSSLRYAIVGGAAMPIPLIETWHAKGVYIRQGFGLTEVGPNCFSLHQDDAIRKIGSIGYPNFYIDVKVIREDGTEAVQGEPGELWLKSPVVTPGYWKKPAETAEAITGGWFHTGDIVRQDEEGYFYVVDRKKNMYISGGENVYPAETEKLLYTLEDIKEVAVIGVPDERWGETGKIYAVVNEGSTLTPADLIQFCKGKLAGYKIPKHAEIIAEIPKTDAGKINKRELLKRHLQPNKP; encoded by the coding sequence ATGAATAATCTGCAGTTTGACTGGCTGGCGAAATGGGCTCTCTATACACCGCACAGATTTTTTCTGCGCGAGTATGAAAACGGCAGTGAGTGGAGCTTTTCCGATTTTAACAGCCGGGCAAATCATCTTGCGGAATATTTATCGGGAGGACTGAATCTCACAAGAGGAAGCAGAATTGCTGTGTACTCTTTTAACAGGTCAGAGCATATACTGCTTTTTACTGCATGCGTGAAAGCCGGAATGGTGCTTGTACCGCTGAATTTCCGGCTAACTCCCTCCGAACTTGACGCACAGATCTGCGATGCAGACCCTGCACTGTTTATCTACGCGGAGGAGTTTGAATCGCAGGTAAAAGAACTGACCGTTATAAAAAACGAAATGCAGGTTCTGCTGCTTGAAAAGATCTCCGGTTACCTGTATGATAAGCTGGACCACAAAGCCAATGTAACCCTAGCTGATATCAGTGAGAATGATACGGTTATGCTGCTTTATACCGCGGGAACAACCGGTATATCCAAGGGGGTAATCATCACGCATAAAATGCTTTTCTGGAATGCGGTCAACACAGGACTCCGGCTTGATATTAACTCACAGGATCATACACAGAGTTACGCACCGTTTTTCCATACTGGGGGCTGGAATGTTCTTTTTACACCTTTCCTTTTTCACGGTGCATCGCATACCATTCTCAGAAAATTTGATGCGCCGCTGATTCTTGATCTGATGGAAAAAGAAAAGACCACATTATTGTTCGGTGTTCCGACAATGCTGCAAATGATGGCTGAGTGTGAACGTTTTGAAAAGGCGGATTTAAGTTCGCTGAGATACGCGATCGTCGGAGGAGCGGCAATGCCGATTCCCCTGATTGAAACCTGGCATGCAAAGGGTGTATATATCCGTCAGGGATTTGGCCTTACTGAAGTCGGCCCGAATTGCTTCTCACTCCATCAGGATGATGCAATCAGGAAAATCGGTTCAATCGGATATCCTAACTTTTATATTGACGTAAAGGTGATACGGGAAGACGGTACTGAAGCCGTGCAGGGGGAGCCGGGAGAGCTCTGGCTTAAGAGTCCGGTAGTAACTCCGGGTTACTGGAAAAAGCCGGCAGAAACCGCGGAAGCAATTACCGGCGGCTGGTTTCATACAGGAGATATTGTCCGCCAGGATGAGGAGGGATACTTCTATGTGGTTGACCGAAAAAAAAATATGTATATCAGCGGAGGGGAAAATGTTTATCCCGCGGAGACGGAAAAACTGCTCTATACGCTTGAAGATATAAAGGAAGTTGCCGTTATCGGGGTGCCGGATGAGCGCTGGGGTGAAACCGGAAAAATTTACGCGGTGGTTAATGAGGGAAGCACTCTTACACCTGCTGATCTCATCCAATTTTGCAAAGGAAAGCTTGCCGGGTATAAAATTCCTAAGCATGCTGAAATTATTGCAGAAATTCCCAAAACCGATGCCGGAAAAATAAACAAACGTGAATTGCTTAAAAGACATTTACAACCAAATAAACCATAA
- the fabG gene encoding 3-oxoacyl-ACP reductase FabG, which yields MMRLQGKTAIITGAARGIGKTTAELFASEGAAVILWDRDAEAGKAAELSLKEKGFTAEFMQIDVTSLESVTAAAGAVRQKFGKIDILINNAGITKDATLVKMTEEQWQSVLNVNLTGVFNCTKAVTPHLIENGYGRIINTSSVVGIYGNFGQTNYVATKSGIIGMSKVWARELGKKGITVNVVAPGFIATEMVNSVPEKVLQMMREKTPVGRLGDPIDIAKAYLFLASDDASYVNGAVLSVDGGLVI from the coding sequence ATGATGAGATTACAAGGTAAAACAGCAATTATCACCGGTGCTGCCCGCGGCATCGGAAAAACAACAGCAGAACTTTTCGCTTCTGAAGGCGCGGCAGTTATCCTCTGGGACCGCGACGCGGAAGCAGGAAAAGCAGCAGAACTTTCACTTAAGGAAAAAGGCTTCACCGCTGAATTTATGCAGATTGACGTGACTTCACTTGAGTCAGTCACCGCTGCTGCCGGAGCTGTCAGGCAGAAATTCGGAAAAATTGATATTCTTATTAATAATGCAGGCATTACAAAAGATGCTACGCTGGTGAAAATGACAGAAGAGCAGTGGCAGTCTGTGCTGAATGTTAACCTGACCGGTGTTTTTAACTGCACAAAAGCAGTTACACCTCATCTGATTGAAAACGGTTACGGACGGATTATTAATACTTCTTCCGTTGTAGGTATATACGGTAATTTCGGGCAGACAAATTATGTTGCAACCAAATCAGGCATTATCGGAATGTCTAAAGTCTGGGCGCGCGAACTCGGTAAAAAAGGAATTACGGTAAACGTTGTTGCTCCGGGATTTATTGCCACTGAAATGGTAAACAGTGTTCCTGAAAAAGTGCTTCAGATGATGCGCGAAAAAACTCCTGTAGGGCGGCTTGGCGATCCGATTGATATAGCTAAAGCGTATCTCTTCCTTGCAAGTGATGATGCGTCATACGTAAATGGCGCGGTTCTTTCAGTTGACGGCGGATTAGTAATCTGA
- a CDS encoding PhoH family protein, with translation MVAILPVVADIALRNKRAVFVARSKAVKTFILDSNVILHDASCIHHFQEHNIVIPITVIEELDHFKRGSQVINLNAREFARTLDEITGDAIFNGGVSLGKGKGKVRVALTRGLLKEIREFFYEDNPDHRILSTAYDIMKESPNKESVILVSKDVNLRMKAKALSLRAEDYTTDRVRSIEELYSGKDIIDDFDDDALNTLFEIPFTLPVSAMPKGRKTELLRNKYFILRSPARSALARVDTDVQNFIRIDKNNVYGIRPRNAEQAFAIDALSDPNIPLVTITGKAGTGKTLLALASALQIRKQYRQIYLARPVVPLSNKDIGFLPGDVESKLAPYMQPLWDNLKVIQDQYKEDDKQHTLINQLIKDEKLVIEPLSYIRGRSLQRIFFVVDEAQNLTPHEIKTIITRAGEGAKIVFTGDIYQIDHPYLDSQSNGMSYLIDHFKGEKLYAHVNLEKGERSELAELASNLL, from the coding sequence ATGGTTGCAATTTTGCCGGTTGTTGCGGATATTGCGCTCCGCAATAAGAGAGCAGTTTTCGTGGCAAGATCAAAAGCAGTAAAAACCTTTATCCTTGACTCCAATGTCATCCTTCATGATGCTTCCTGCATCCATCATTTTCAGGAACATAACATAGTAATCCCAATAACCGTTATAGAGGAGCTTGACCACTTTAAGCGGGGCAGCCAGGTGATTAATCTGAACGCGCGGGAGTTTGCCCGTACTCTTGACGAGATAACCGGGGACGCAATATTTAATGGCGGTGTCTCACTGGGCAAAGGAAAAGGAAAAGTCCGGGTCGCCTTAACCAGAGGGCTCCTAAAGGAGATACGGGAATTCTTCTATGAGGATAACCCTGATCACCGCATTCTGAGCACTGCGTACGATATTATGAAAGAATCGCCGAACAAGGAATCGGTAATTCTGGTAAGCAAGGATGTTAACCTGCGGATGAAGGCAAAAGCTCTTTCCCTGAGGGCGGAAGATTATACCACCGACCGGGTGAGAAGTATTGAGGAGCTTTACTCAGGCAAAGATATTATAGATGACTTTGATGATGATGCACTGAACACTCTTTTTGAGATCCCCTTTACCCTGCCGGTCAGCGCAATGCCGAAAGGAAGAAAAACCGAACTGCTCCGGAATAAATATTTCATTCTCCGCAGCCCGGCACGCTCAGCACTTGCACGGGTTGATACTGATGTGCAGAATTTCATCCGTATTGATAAGAATAACGTATATGGCATCCGTCCGCGGAATGCAGAACAGGCATTTGCCATTGATGCTCTTTCTGACCCCAATATCCCTCTGGTGACTATAACCGGCAAAGCGGGAACAGGAAAAACACTGCTCGCTCTGGCAAGCGCCCTGCAGATACGCAAGCAGTACCGTCAGATATATCTTGCCCGCCCGGTCGTTCCACTCAGCAATAAAGATATCGGTTTTCTTCCGGGAGATGTTGAAAGCAAACTGGCGCCATATATGCAGCCATTGTGGGATAATCTTAAGGTCATTCAGGATCAGTATAAGGAAGATGACAAGCAGCACACTCTTATCAATCAGCTTATAAAAGATGAAAAACTGGTGATTGAACCGCTCAGTTATATACGGGGCAGAAGCCTGCAAAGGATATTTTTTGTAGTGGATGAAGCGCAGAACCTTACTCCGCATGAAATTAAAACGATTATTACACGTGCCGGTGAGGGGGCAAAAATTGTCTTCACGGGTGATATATACCAGATTGACCATCCGTATCTGGATTCCCAGTCAAACGGCATGTCTTATCTTATAGATCATTTCAAGGGGGAGAAACTGTACGCGCATGTGAATCTTGAAAAAGGGGAACGCTCAGAACTGGCGGAACTGGCGAGCAACTTATTGTAA
- a CDS encoding DinB family protein gives MREFFLKQNEYENWANNKLIQAFLSAAGPSERASAVLCHILSVKEFWLAKITGSADITSVWNVLPSDQLLTKQQELYETMRDYLVKSDPEALAQSVAMQTPRGPLYYTVTEVLTQLALHAAYHRGQVIVHLKPHLAYIPKLDYLVFAAEEKRKNGK, from the coding sequence TTGAGAGAGTTTTTTCTGAAGCAGAATGAGTATGAAAACTGGGCCAATAACAAGCTGATACAGGCCTTTCTGAGTGCTGCCGGACCCTCTGAACGGGCATCCGCGGTTCTGTGTCATATCCTTAGTGTAAAAGAGTTCTGGCTGGCGAAAATTACCGGCAGCGCTGATATAACCAGTGTGTGGAATGTCCTGCCATCTGATCAGCTCCTGACCAAGCAGCAGGAACTGTATGAAACCATGAGGGACTATCTGGTGAAGTCAGACCCGGAAGCACTTGCTCAATCAGTGGCAATGCAGACTCCGCGCGGCCCGCTTTATTATACAGTTACAGAAGTGCTTACACAGCTTGCACTGCATGCGGCGTATCACCGCGGACAGGTCATTGTGCATCTGAAGCCCCACCTTGCCTATATACCCAAGCTGGATTATCTTGTGTTCGCGGCAGAGGAGAAACGCAAAAATGGAAAATGA